The genomic stretch TTCTCCACTCAAAGACATGATTTAACCAAGCTGCACATGTAACTACCATATTCAATTTTATTACTTGCATGTTTTGTGATCTCATCTTAGGTTTGTCTTGATATGGTGTTATGCCATGCTCGGGGATGCTTATCCTGCCGGGGGTTTTCAGAATTCATTGGATACAAATGATATGATTGATTCTTCTTCTTGTAGAAACATGATATTCAGGAGCTGTCGAATGATGACTACTTCTTGAAGAATAACGAGTTTGCCACCTGGCTAAAGGAAGAGAGAAATGTTTTCTTCAGTGATCTCTCTGCGGAGTCAGCTCGTGAACTTTTTTCAGAGTTCATTAAGGAGTGGAACAGGGGGAAGCTTGAATCTCGATACTACGAGGGAATTGCAAGCGGAAGACGAACAGCCCATGATTGGAAGATCAAAGTGTAGTTGGAAAAATTACAGGACTGGGGATTGACCTTTTTAGATGCATTTACCCTGTTATTTTCTCGCACTCCTTTTGTGCAATATGCTACAGGTAACTTGAAAGGTTTGTGTATGATAAACAGAAAGGACAATTCTCATTGCGTATTAATTTGCTTGCAAGGTGTATAACACTTCCTAGAGAGTGACTGAAGAAGAGCACGGGATGAATTTGCAGTGGAGATATTGGTATCTGCACATTAGCTATAATCTGTAGATCATATGGGATTTCAGGGAGTCTGCTCGAATCATTCTTGCGGCTTCTTTTCTTGATAGGATGTCCTGTTACTAGGTGTTTTCCTGACCCTTTCAATTTGGTCTCTGGATTTggttgttttccttctttctgtCCTCCTCTTCTGGTGGGTGAACACTTGATTTTGGAGTTGGCCTGAGAAGCGTATGAAGCAACTATTTTTGGACAACAAATAATCTTTGGATCTCTATTCTTCGGCCCTCAAACGCAGGATCTGAATGCGGACGTGATTCCAATTCACCAATTTGCTTCCCATCTTGTGTTGTCTGTTCTACGGGAAACATTTCACAAGACAACCAATTTAGGATGCATGTTACTCATAACTTCTACAAATATGAGCCAATCTATCTTCAATACTATGAACAACCAGTGGACCACTGTCCACAAAActaacttaaaaataaaaatggacaaTAATACTTGTCCATTTGGGAATTGAccggaaatttttttgtaattcgcCATTTgagtttggaaattttcattccgtgcatttaagtcctaaagTCTATTATTGTCTTTTCAGTAAATTTCCAAATTGGCTCGTGTTATCCACATGGTCGTTGATTTTTCAAAACGCAAACTAATGTCCCTCAACGTTAAATGACAATGTGCTGAAAATGAGCTATaaattttttcagaaaactataaattagaaaagagagagggaatcgTGAGAAATGGAACACAAATTTATGGAGTTTAGTTAGTCACATAAATTTTTCGGGCAATAAAAACCAACGGACTTACAAGTACTAAATTTTGACTGCACAAAAGAAAAGCTTTTGAGGTCAAACCTGAGATGGACACAAGTTATGGAACTCGCAGTCATTGGCGCCTGGCGGGAATTGCAAGCTCGCGACAGTCTTTCACCTGTCGCTTGAAATGAAATCTATGATCTCCGTCCTGGCACCCAAAAACGAGTCTATATCAACTCGAACCATGTGTCTAGTGCGCCGACATTTCGAGGCTTCCTTAGACCAATCGAAGCTCGCGCAACATCAATTGTTGCTTTGGTAACCCTTTGCAGTCGTATGCGTAACTCGTGAATCAATCCTTCACCCCTTTAGAACTGGCTAGGTGTTGTAGATTGCCATCAGCTCTTCACTTCCATCATAACTCACTTCCCTTCAGTTCCTTTCCCACAATCTTTTCACTGCGTAACTTCTCTACATTCCAATGCACCCGTGTAGCCGCCCACCCTCGAGTGGCAGCCTTTCTTCAAGACGGTTTCTCGCGAATCACCGAAGAAAACGTCGGTAAGGCGTTGCATGCTCTGTGCATTACGGGTGTGTTCGACCTAAGTACTTTCCAAACCAACACACTGGTTAGTTTCTACTCGAAGTTTGGTCGTATTGAGTATGCCCGATACCTGTTCGATAAAACTCCCGTGAAAAATGAGGCCTCTTGGAACACCATGTTATCTGGTTATGTTCGCGTGGGATTGTATTCGGAGGCGCTTGAATTCTTCGTCTGTAATTGGGGTCAAGGTCTTTATCCCAATGGGTTTGTTCTGGCTAGTTTGATTACCGCCTGTGATAGGTCGTGTTGTATGGTAGAGGAGGGTGTTCAACTCCATTGT from Rhodamnia argentea isolate NSW1041297 chromosome 2, ASM2092103v1, whole genome shotgun sequence encodes the following:
- the LOC115739114 gene encoding style cell-cycle inhibitor 1 isoform X2; amino-acid sequence: MESERRSKDEKKSQDGRTRKRHRSEEGDENESRKSDKKEKGKDRKSHKHRSDKEKKSRDSKGKHKSKDRHSKHDIQELSNDDYFLKNNEFATWLKEERNVFFSDLSAESARELFSEFIKEWNRGKLESRYYEGIASGRRTAHDWKIKV
- the LOC115739114 gene encoding style cell-cycle inhibitor 1 isoform X1, with amino-acid sequence MESERRSKDEKKSQDGRTRKRHRSEEGDENESRKSDKKEKGKDRKSHKHRSDKEKKSRDSKGKHKSKDRHSHLKHDIQELSNDDYFLKNNEFATWLKEERNVFFSDLSAESARELFSEFIKEWNRGKLESRYYEGIASGRRTAHDWKIKV